The following are encoded in a window of Brevibacillus ruminantium genomic DNA:
- a CDS encoding DUF4760 domain-containing protein — protein sequence MIPTYQDADIVLKLYDQFESERLREAKKWFSVTFRDEVWTYESFIQSNPRGSEGFTQFVTLYGFFEMVGVLHKNGLVHPDLLFDMWFINGYFIPLYPIIAGWRAEGDIHVAENFERLAQAELTWIGKHKGAAFVPQVPYKTGA from the coding sequence ATGATTCCTACCTATCAGGATGCTGACATTGTATTGAAGCTGTACGATCAGTTTGAATCAGAGCGGCTGCGCGAGGCGAAAAAATGGTTTTCAGTCACATTTCGGGATGAAGTCTGGACCTATGAATCCTTTATTCAGTCGAATCCGCGGGGAAGTGAAGGTTTTACCCAATTCGTGACCCTGTATGGTTTTTTTGAAATGGTGGGAGTGCTGCACAAAAACGGTCTGGTGCACCCTGATCTGCTGTTTGACATGTGGTTTATTAACGGCTACTTCATCCCGCTGTATCCCATCATTGCGGGCTGGAGAGCCGAAGGAGATATCCATGTGGCCGAAAATTTCGAGCGCCTCGCCCAGGCAGAACTGACGTGGATCGGAAAACATAAGGGAGCAGCTTTCGTGCCGCAGGTTCCCTACAAGACAGGCGCCTGA
- the argF gene encoding ornithine carbamoyltransferase: MQSVKILDHFPNVQWASFKGKDLLRIDEFSGEELMQLLELAAHIKKLQKNGQPYQPLLGKTMGMIFDKASTRTRVSFEVGMHQLGGMAMFMSGKELQLGRGEPISDTAKVMSRYVDVIMIRTFSHAGVEELAEHATIPIINGLTDEFHPCQALADMLTIWEHKGKLKGIKLAYVGDGNNVANSLVLAGALLGLDVRVATPPGYEMNAEILEKAKVYAAANGGALLVTNDPVEAVQDADVVYTDVWTSMGFEEENEQRLKNFAAYQVNDELVSHAKPDYLFLHCLPAHREEEVSASVIDGSNSVVFDQAENRLHAQKAVLAAVVRI; the protein is encoded by the coding sequence ATGCAGTCTGTGAAGATATTGGATCACTTTCCAAACGTGCAGTGGGCCAGCTTTAAAGGAAAAGATCTGCTCAGAATCGACGAGTTCAGCGGAGAAGAGCTGATGCAGCTGCTGGAGCTGGCAGCCCATATCAAGAAATTGCAAAAAAACGGCCAGCCGTACCAGCCGCTGCTGGGCAAAACGATGGGCATGATTTTTGACAAGGCTTCGACACGCACACGTGTTTCTTTTGAGGTGGGCATGCATCAGTTGGGCGGCATGGCTATGTTTATGAGCGGAAAGGAACTGCAGCTGGGCCGGGGCGAGCCGATTAGCGACACAGCCAAGGTCATGTCCCGCTATGTCGATGTCATTATGATTCGCACCTTTTCCCACGCTGGTGTCGAGGAGTTGGCTGAACATGCCACCATCCCGATCATCAACGGCTTGACAGACGAGTTTCACCCCTGCCAGGCATTGGCAGACATGCTGACCATCTGGGAGCATAAAGGCAAGCTGAAAGGAATCAAGCTGGCCTATGTGGGAGACGGAAACAACGTGGCCAATTCGCTGGTGCTGGCGGGGGCACTGCTGGGCCTGGATGTCCGGGTGGCAACCCCGCCTGGGTATGAAATGAATGCAGAAATTCTGGAGAAGGCAAAAGTGTATGCCGCGGCAAACGGAGGAGCGCTGCTCGTCACGAACGACCCTGTGGAAGCGGTGCAAGACGCAGACGTGGTCTACACGGATGTCTGGACCAGCATGGGCTTTGAGGAAGAGAACGAACAACGCTTGAAGAATTTCGCAGCTTATCAGGTAAACGATGAGCTGGTCAGTCACGCCAAGCCGGATTATCTGTTCCTGCACTGCCTGCCGGCTCACCGGGAGGAAGAGGTGTCAGCCAGTGTAATCGACGGATCGAACTCCGTGGTGTTCGATCAGGCAGAAAACAGATTGCATGCACAGAAAGCAGTTTTGGCGGCTGTTGTAAGGATATAG
- a CDS encoding HD-GYP domain-containing protein, whose amino-acid sequence MQPKVSLQRMTKGIVVQIGFVVAAILILYSSLFEWQSREHWGVLVAYTLLTILSTFTPVRLSNTILTVNNAVIFSGILLFGTWIGVWCAVIEALIIAFLVRVNPVKAAVNIGQLVMTIWTVGALKDWLITFDSVSPILSDLFLALVYWFVNLVLCGLGISYFYNKDWVGTIKEMAKGFTSTYLLLLILAGVGSRLVESYGLMPLIPMMAAFVTISYVFHHYYSSVQKLQQKVEEIKTFNHRFLTTMAASIDARDHYTSGHSQRVAYWGREIARAIGLPSDKVEEIYFGGILHDIGKIGIADEILNKKGKLTPEEYDKIKQHTVIGYEIILQAGMFHELLPAIRSHHERIDGKGYPDGLKGLDIPLMARILAISDAFDAMVADRPYRKGLPVEDALQEIRRGAGTQFDSELAEQFIRVVNQLSREELETIIQHDGQTEKQLQEAIH is encoded by the coding sequence ATGCAACCAAAAGTTAGCCTGCAAAGAATGACAAAGGGTATTGTTGTTCAAATTGGATTTGTTGTGGCTGCCATTCTGATTCTTTACTCATCCTTGTTTGAATGGCAGTCACGCGAACACTGGGGAGTATTAGTTGCCTATACTCTCCTTACCATTCTTTCAACCTTTACCCCGGTACGGTTATCCAATACGATTCTGACGGTAAACAATGCCGTCATTTTCTCGGGTATTTTGCTGTTTGGCACATGGATTGGCGTTTGGTGTGCAGTTATCGAGGCATTGATTATTGCCTTTTTGGTAAGAGTAAATCCGGTCAAAGCGGCGGTGAATATCGGTCAGCTGGTTATGACCATATGGACAGTCGGTGCGTTAAAAGACTGGCTCATCACGTTTGATTCGGTTTCTCCCATTCTCTCTGATCTGTTTTTGGCACTCGTTTATTGGTTCGTAAATTTGGTTTTATGCGGATTGGGAATTTCCTATTTTTATAATAAAGACTGGGTTGGGACCATTAAGGAAATGGCAAAGGGTTTTACTTCTACGTATTTGCTGCTGCTGATCCTGGCCGGGGTAGGCTCCCGTCTGGTTGAATCATACGGTCTAATGCCGTTGATTCCCATGATGGCAGCGTTTGTGACCATCAGCTACGTTTTCCATCATTACTATAGCAGTGTGCAAAAGCTGCAACAGAAAGTAGAAGAAATCAAAACCTTCAACCATAGATTCCTCACGACGATGGCCGCTTCCATCGATGCCCGCGATCACTACACCAGCGGACATTCCCAGCGCGTTGCATATTGGGGGCGCGAAATTGCCCGTGCGATCGGCCTGCCCTCGGATAAAGTGGAAGAAATATATTTCGGCGGAATCTTGCATGACATCGGTAAAATTGGCATCGCAGATGAGATTCTCAATAAAAAAGGGAAATTAACACCAGAGGAATACGACAAGATCAAGCAGCATACGGTGATTGGATATGAGATCATATTGCAGGCAGGGATGTTTCATGAGCTGTTGCCTGCCATCCGCTCCCACCACGAACGGATTGATGGAAAAGGATATCCGGATGGCTTGAAGGGATTGGATATTCCGCTTATGGCCCGAATTTTGGCGATTTCCGATGCGTTTGATGCCATGGTAGCGGACAGGCCCTATCGCAAAGGCCTCCCGGTAGAAGATGCATTGCAGGAGATCAGACGCGGTGCTGGCACACAGTTTGACAGTGAGCTTGCTGAGCAATTTATACGTGTCGTGAACCAGTTGTCACGTGAAGAGCTCGAAACCATTATTCAGCATGACGGACAAACCGAAAAGCAGTTACAGGAGGCGATTCACTAG
- a CDS encoding DUF5317 domain-containing protein: protein MLLDVICVSFLVALIRGGRIKELPKFYKVGLLIGSLVLQACAAFFPSLSGIFISISYVLILGFFLFNRQFEDMRIFMVGWFLNALAIWSNRGKMPIDLEQAKRLPYDLEPVINGTNFKHSVLTESSNLPFLTDVIYMPSIIPRVISIGDIFIMLGAFLLVQRLMNKPISLLQLREGKSYATKS, encoded by the coding sequence ATGCTTTTGGATGTGATTTGTGTTTCTTTTCTTGTTGCCTTGATTCGGGGCGGAAGAATAAAGGAATTGCCCAAATTCTACAAAGTAGGGCTGCTGATTGGAAGTTTGGTGCTGCAAGCTTGCGCTGCGTTCTTTCCCTCTTTGAGCGGAATCTTCATATCGATTTCCTATGTGCTCATTTTGGGATTTTTCTTGTTTAATCGCCAATTTGAGGACATGCGAATTTTTATGGTGGGCTGGTTTTTGAATGCGCTTGCGATTTGGAGCAATCGCGGAAAAATGCCGATTGATCTGGAGCAGGCCAAACGATTGCCCTATGATTTGGAGCCGGTCATTAATGGCACCAACTTTAAACACAGTGTATTGACGGAAAGCTCCAATCTTCCGTTTTTGACGGATGTGATTTACATGCCTTCGATCATTCCGCGGGTGATCAGTATCGGCGATATCTTCATCATGCTGGGGGCATTTTTACTTGTTCAACGGCTGATGAATAAGCCAATCTCGCTATTACAACTTCGAGAAGGTAAAAGTTATGCAACCAAAAGTTAG